One window from the genome of Elaeis guineensis isolate ETL-2024a chromosome 5, EG11, whole genome shotgun sequence encodes:
- the LOC140858028 gene encoding acid phosphatase 1-like isoform X1, with product MIHNQIAAACCVSLIMFFQGSISMISFILASWELLLLILANLFSRGTGMMLGPRSSMAVDSCYCLSWRFAVEANNAQAWRMVPAQCVFYVENYMLAGQYNKDLDMVMEQISTYLNGIVAADDGMDAWVLDIDDTCLSNLWYYEGKRFGGDPWDPSTFKSWAQGGLCPAIPAVLRLYKRLKKGGFNVFLLTGRDEEALGAPTARNLHAQGFIGYERLILRGPSYRGQSAVAFKSAMRKQLVEEGYRIRGNVGDQWSDLQGDCNGDRIFKIPNPMYFVP from the exons ATGATACATAACCAGATTGCAGCAGCATGTTGTGTTAGCTTAATTATGTTCTTCCAAG GGTCCATCTCCATGATCTCATTCATATTGGCTTCATGGGAACTCCTACTTCTTATCCTTGCCAACCTCTTCTCCAGAGGCACTGGCATGATGCTCGGCCCGAGATCAAGCATGGCGGTCGACTCTTGCTATTGCCTGAGCTGGAGGTTCGCCGTCGAAGCCAACAATGCCCAAGCCTGGCGCATGGTCCCCGCCCAGTGCGTGTTCTACGTAGAAAACTACATGCTTGCAGGCCAATATAACAAAGATCTAGATATGGTTATGGAGCAGATCTCTACATACCTCAATGGAATAGTAGCGGCCGATGATGGCATGGATGCTTGGGTTCTTGATATTGATGACACCTGCCTCTCAAATCTCTGGTACTACGAAGGGAAACGCTTTGG AGGAGATCCATGGGATCCTTCGACCTTTAAGAGCTGGGCTCAGGGAGGGCTTTGTCCAGCTATTCCTGCAGTGCTCCGGTTGTACAAGAGGCTGAAAAAAGGTGGTTTCAATGTTTTTCTTCTCACTGGAAGGGATGAAGAGGCTTTGGGCGCTCCTACAGCTAGGAATTTGCATGCTCAGGGGTTTATTGGATATGAGAGGTTGATTCTGAG AGGTCCATCATACAGAGGGCAGAGCGCCGTTGCATTCAAATCGGCGATGAGGAAGCAATTGGTGGAAGAGGGGTACAGAATACGTGGGAACGTAGGAGACCAATGGAGCGATCTGCAGGGGGATTGCAATGGTGATCGCATATTTAAAATACCTAATCCCATGTATTTCGTCCCATAA
- the LOC140858028 gene encoding acid phosphatase 1-like isoform X2 gives MISFILASWELLLLILANLFSRGTGMMLGPRSSMAVDSCYCLSWRFAVEANNAQAWRMVPAQCVFYVENYMLAGQYNKDLDMVMEQISTYLNGIVAADDGMDAWVLDIDDTCLSNLWYYEGKRFGGDPWDPSTFKSWAQGGLCPAIPAVLRLYKRLKKGGFNVFLLTGRDEEALGAPTARNLHAQGFIGYERLILRGPSYRGQSAVAFKSAMRKQLVEEGYRIRGNVGDQWSDLQGDCNGDRIFKIPNPMYFVP, from the exons ATGATCTCATTCATATTGGCTTCATGGGAACTCCTACTTCTTATCCTTGCCAACCTCTTCTCCAGAGGCACTGGCATGATGCTCGGCCCGAGATCAAGCATGGCGGTCGACTCTTGCTATTGCCTGAGCTGGAGGTTCGCCGTCGAAGCCAACAATGCCCAAGCCTGGCGCATGGTCCCCGCCCAGTGCGTGTTCTACGTAGAAAACTACATGCTTGCAGGCCAATATAACAAAGATCTAGATATGGTTATGGAGCAGATCTCTACATACCTCAATGGAATAGTAGCGGCCGATGATGGCATGGATGCTTGGGTTCTTGATATTGATGACACCTGCCTCTCAAATCTCTGGTACTACGAAGGGAAACGCTTTGG AGGAGATCCATGGGATCCTTCGACCTTTAAGAGCTGGGCTCAGGGAGGGCTTTGTCCAGCTATTCCTGCAGTGCTCCGGTTGTACAAGAGGCTGAAAAAAGGTGGTTTCAATGTTTTTCTTCTCACTGGAAGGGATGAAGAGGCTTTGGGCGCTCCTACAGCTAGGAATTTGCATGCTCAGGGGTTTATTGGATATGAGAGGTTGATTCTGAG AGGTCCATCATACAGAGGGCAGAGCGCCGTTGCATTCAAATCGGCGATGAGGAAGCAATTGGTGGAAGAGGGGTACAGAATACGTGGGAACGTAGGAGACCAATGGAGCGATCTGCAGGGGGATTGCAATGGTGATCGCATATTTAAAATACCTAATCCCATGTATTTCGTCCCATAA